The following are encoded in a window of Flavobacterium psychrotrophum genomic DNA:
- a CDS encoding putative quinol monooxygenase, giving the protein MITVTGTFTAKKEKTEIILAGAQAVQKASLANDRGCHEYKFHQLSDNPASFFVYEIWEDMESLQKHGNSAHFHEFAALLEGSLDAELDIRVYNAI; this is encoded by the coding sequence ATGATTACCGTAACCGGAACCTTTACCGCAAAAAAAGAAAAAACAGAAATAATCCTTGCCGGTGCCCAGGCCGTACAGAAAGCCTCGTTAGCTAATGACAGGGGGTGCCATGAATATAAATTTCATCAGTTAAGCGATAATCCTGCCAGCTTTTTTGTATATGAGATATGGGAAGATATGGAGAGCCTCCAAAAACATGGAAATAGCGCGCACTTCCACGAATTTGCCGCCTTGCTGGAAGGAAGCCTGGATGCGGAACTTGATATCAGGGTGTATAATGCCATTTAA
- a CDS encoding AraC family transcriptional regulator: MDVKRLEIKKNIQKEADRNLSFRVFNLDKEHLESYLLPHKKDHFCIIGVEAGKIDVHIEDKLHLLKSGKISIIFPDQFHFVSDLSDDLTGKIILFEEILFCSDILKNELSAYNVNLAAHLNATALSSTEFEKVLPLIKSIQDIYTAPSLVKKEQARFYIKIFLLGLIESIHGLHPVVHHDAQDSSQNAYISFKKLLNQQYKSERTVQYYASKLSITTKKLNEITKKHCGETAINAIHNRILTEIKRQLLFSDLSHKEIAFDLGFSSPSALNKFVKSKLKETPTELQNELAQIYTA; this comes from the coding sequence ATGGACGTAAAAAGGTTAGAGATCAAAAAAAATATCCAAAAAGAGGCGGACAGGAATTTGTCATTCCGCGTGTTTAATTTAGATAAAGAGCACCTGGAAAGCTACCTGCTTCCTCACAAAAAAGACCATTTTTGTATTATTGGGGTTGAAGCCGGAAAAATTGATGTCCATATCGAAGACAAGTTACATTTACTCAAATCAGGCAAAATATCCATTATCTTTCCAGATCAGTTCCACTTTGTATCAGACCTCAGCGATGACCTGACAGGTAAAATAATTTTGTTTGAAGAGATATTGTTTTGCTCCGATATTTTGAAAAACGAACTCAGCGCCTACAATGTCAACCTTGCGGCACACCTTAATGCTACAGCACTTTCCAGCACGGAATTCGAAAAGGTGCTGCCCCTTATAAAAAGCATACAGGACATTTATACCGCCCCCAGCCTGGTAAAAAAAGAGCAGGCGCGTTTTTATATCAAAATATTCCTTTTAGGGCTTATAGAATCCATTCACGGGCTGCATCCCGTAGTGCATCACGATGCCCAGGATTCCAGCCAGAACGCCTATATAAGCTTTAAAAAGCTGCTCAACCAGCAATACAAAAGTGAACGCACGGTGCAGTATTACGCCTCAAAACTGTCCATTACTACTAAAAAACTCAATGAGATAACTAAAAAACATTGTGGAGAAACGGCCATTAATGCTATACATAACCGCATACTTACCGAAATAAAACGGCAATTGTTGTTTTCAGACCTTTCGCACAAAGAGATCGCATTTGACCTGGGCTTCAGCTCCCCATCGGCTCTTAATAAATTCGTTAAATCAAAACTCAAAGAAACGCCCACCGAGCTTCAAAACGAGCTGGCACAAATTTATACCGCGTAG
- a CDS encoding iron-containing alcohol dehydrogenase: MSKLFIAGEVFHGAGSLAELKNIKGKRAFIVTGGSSMKRSGTLDKAVAFLQEAGTETKIFDGVEEDPSSATSFKGAEAMLEFQPDWIIGLGGCSAIDAAKTMWIFYEHPDTDFDSLLKPFSVPVLRNKARFIAIPSTSGTGTETTGLAVITDRDKGVKYPIVSYELTPDIAIVDGEICASMPAHITSNTGLDALTHCVEAYVSNIDNNYADVLAKGGLEIVFDNLQEAVNNPTNIAARQNMHDASFMGGLAFNNAWLGIVHSLSHQVGALYGIPHGAANAIFLPNVIRFNATATQKYPALAKVIGLETAEELAQAIEGLRSDVNNMASLKEFGISQEDWDKNLDYIANNALIDPCTGFNPRTPSLEDLKEIYNACYRGLVYETSGVLN, translated from the coding sequence ATGAGCAAATTATTTATTGCAGGAGAGGTTTTCCACGGCGCTGGAAGCCTTGCAGAATTAAAAAATATTAAAGGAAAAAGGGCATTTATTGTTACAGGGGGAAGCTCCATGAAACGAAGCGGAACACTGGATAAAGCAGTAGCATTTTTACAGGAGGCAGGAACAGAAACCAAAATTTTTGATGGTGTGGAAGAAGATCCCTCATCAGCAACAAGCTTTAAGGGTGCAGAAGCCATGTTGGAATTCCAGCCCGACTGGATCATTGGCCTTGGGGGTTGCTCGGCCATCGATGCCGCTAAGACGATGTGGATTTTTTACGAGCACCCTGATACGGACTTTGATTCTTTACTTAAGCCTTTCAGCGTTCCTGTATTGCGAAACAAGGCCAGGTTTATAGCCATTCCATCAACGAGCGGAACCGGAACGGAAACAACCGGCCTTGCAGTTATAACGGACCGCGACAAAGGTGTAAAGTACCCAATCGTATCCTACGAGCTAACACCGGACATTGCTATAGTCGACGGGGAGATTTGCGCATCAATGCCGGCACACATCACATCCAATACAGGGCTGGATGCACTGACACATTGTGTAGAGGCCTACGTATCGAACATTGATAACAACTATGCGGACGTATTGGCAAAGGGTGGCCTGGAAATTGTGTTTGACAATCTTCAGGAGGCCGTTAACAACCCTACAAATATTGCGGCGCGCCAGAACATGCACGACGCCTCTTTTATGGGAGGGCTTGCCTTTAATAATGCGTGGTTAGGGATTGTACACTCCTTATCGCATCAGGTTGGTGCTTTATACGGTATCCCGCACGGAGCTGCCAACGCTATCTTCCTTCCTAACGTAATCCGTTTTAATGCCACAGCAACCCAAAAATACCCGGCACTTGCAAAAGTCATTGGATTGGAAACGGCCGAGGAACTGGCGCAGGCTATAGAAGGATTACGAAGCGACGTAAACAATATGGCGTCGCTTAAGGAATTTGGGATTTCTCAGGAAGACTGGGATAAAAATCTTGACTATATCGCCAATAATGCACTTATAGATCCGTGTACCGGCTTTAACCCACGCACCCCTTCTCTGGAAGACCTTAAAGAAATCTACAATGCCTGTTACAGGGGGCTTGTGTATGAAACATCCGGAGTATTGAATTAA